CTTTCAAAAGATACCGAGCGCGACTGCATCGCGGACGTCCGTTTCCGCGGAGGAGCGAAACGGAACGAAGACATCGCCGACGTCATCACAAAAGAAAGAAGCGAGTTCCGGCGCGAAACCATCATCAATATTTTGAACCTCCGCGACGAAGCGGTAAAAAACTTCATTCAGGACGGCATGAGCTTTATCGACGGCATCGTGCAGATCGCCCCGCGCGTTACGGGCGTGTGGAAAACCGAAAACTCGCCCTATAACGCGGCCGTACATAAGCGTACCGTAGACCTCATTCCGACGCACGACTTCAAAGCCGTCCTCGACGATATCACCATAAAAGTACTCGGCTTAAAAGACGATTCGTTCCGCATCACGTCAGTCACCGACACGGCGACGGGATTGTCGGACGGCACAATCACGATCGGAGACGACCTCATCATCGAAGGAGAAAAAATCAAAGTCGATGAAAGCGATGCCGCTCAGGGTGTGTTTTTCAAAGGAGCCGACGGTGCGGAGCACAAAACCTCCCGCCGCCTTTCGGTCAATAAGCCCGGTCAGCTCATCGCCCGCGTTCCCTCATCGCTTCCCGAAGGCAAAACGACCGTCATCGTGCGCACAAAGTACACGGGAAGCGCAACCGTATTGAAAGAGCTCCGCGAAATCGTCTGTAAACTTAGCTGCACCGCCAAAAGATAATCTCAAAGCAATCGCATCCGGCTGTCCGCTCAAAGGCAAGCCCTTTCGAGCGGATATTTTATTCGTGCACAGTCTCGATCCGATCGTATATTCCGTACCGCTCGTATAGCGCCTTACGAACTTTTCGTATACGGCGATACGCGCTTTTCGTATGCCGCGACTCGGATCTCTCGTATACCGCCCTGCGAAGCGCTCGTATACACTTGCACGAAGCTCGCGTATACCGCTTCCGAAACCCTCGTCCGCTTCAGCGTCCCCCCTTACAGCGCGTCGAAAAAGCCTTTAGCCTTCAAGAGTTCCGCGTTCAAAATACCGCCGAGCGCGGCACCGCGTTTCGTATTGTGACTCAGCGAAACGAATTTTACGTCGAACACGTTGCACGGTCGGAGCCGTCCGATAACGCAGGCCATGCCGCCTTCGGTTTCGCGGTCGCGCCTCGGCTGCGGGCGGTTTTCTTCGGAGCGAAGCACGATCGGATGAACGGGCGCGGACGGCAGCTGCAATTCCTGCGGAAGCGAGCGATAGCTCT
This Treponema socranskii subsp. buccale DNA region includes the following protein-coding sequences:
- a CDS encoding DUF4469 domain-containing protein, whose product is MSKKKFVWEVYLRPNTLSKDTERDCIADVRFRGGAKRNEDIADVITKERSEFRRETIINILNLRDEAVKNFIQDGMSFIDGIVQIAPRVTGVWKTENSPYNAAVHKRTVDLIPTHDFKAVLDDITIKVLGLKDDSFRITSVTDTATGLSDGTITIGDDLIIEGEKIKVDESDAAQGVFFKGADGAEHKTSRRLSVNKPGQLIARVPSSLPEGKTTVIVRTKYTGSATVLKELREIVCKLSCTAKR